One window of Quercus robur chromosome 12, dhQueRobu3.1, whole genome shotgun sequence genomic DNA carries:
- the LOC126709530 gene encoding rust resistance kinase Lr10-like, producing MYDVIEEFLQSQNHLVPIRYSFSQIRKMAKGFKDKLGEGGYGSVYKGKLQSGHLVAIKMLGKSKANGQDFINEVATIGRIHHENVVQLIGYCAEGLKRALIYEFMPNSSLDKYIFSQEGNITLSIEKIYDISLGVAHGIEYLHRGCDMQILHFDIKPHNILLDENFTPKISDFGLAKLYPIDDSIVSLTAARGTLGYIAPELFYKNIGGVSYKADVYSFGMLLLEMASRRKNVNVFADHSSQIYFPTWVYGQFSEGNDIEIEDATEEEKKIVKKMIIVALWCIQMKPSDRPSMNKVVEMLEGEVECLQMPSKPFLSSSPARLIGDVGDNLNSTSSSFQSGESS from the coding sequence ATGTATGACGTTATCGAAGAATTTCTGCAAAGCCAAAATCACCTCGTGCCAATTAGGTACTCTTTCTCACAAATTAGGAAGATGGCCAAAGGTTTCAAAGATAAATTGGGTGAAGGAGGCTATGGTTCTGTATATAAAGGAAAGCTTCAAAGTGGCCATCTTGTAGCTATAAAGATGTTAGGTAAGTCCAAAGCAAACGGTCAAGACTTTATCAATGAAGTTGCCACAATCGGAAGAATTCACCACGAGAATGTGGTGCAACTCATTGGCTACTGTGCTGAGGGACTAAAGCGTGCCCTTATATACGAATTCATGCCTAATAGTTCTCTTGACAAGTACATTTTTTCTCAAGAAGGGAATATCACCTTAAGTATTGAGAAAATATACGATATTTCTCTTGGAGTGGCTCATGGAATTGAATATTTGCATCGAGGATGTGACATgcaaattttgcattttgataTCAAGCCTCATAACATTCTTCTTGATGAGAACTTCACCCCAAAAATTTCTGATTTTGGACTTGCAAAACTTTATCCAATAGATGATAGTATAGTGTCTTTGACTGCTGCAAGGGGAACACTAGGATATATAGCTCCAGAGTTGTTCTATAAAAACATTGGAGGGGTCTCCTATAAAgctgatgtttatagttttggcATGTTATTGTTGGAAATGGCTAGCAGAAGAAAGAATGTGAATGTATTTGCAGACCATTCAAGCCAAATTTACTTCCCAACTTGGGTCTATGGCCAATTTAGCGAAGGAAATGACATAGAAATAGAAGATGCCACagaggaggagaagaaaattgTTAAGAAGATGATCATAGTCGCATTATGGTGCATACAGATGAAGCCTAGTGACCGTCCTTCAATGAACAAAGTTGTAGAAATGCTTGAAGGAGAAGTTGAATGCTTACAAATGCCTTCCAAGCCTTTCCTATCATCATCACCAGCAAGACTGATAGGGGATGTAGGAGACAATTTAAATTCAACTAGTTCATCGTTTCAATCAGGTGAATCAAGTTAA